Part of the Caldanaerobius fijiensis DSM 17918 genome is shown below.
AAGAATTTAATAATTATGAGGTATTTTCAGGAAAAAACGCAGGTTGAAATAGCAGCTGCATTAGGAATTTCACAAGTTCAAGTTTCAAGACTGGAAAAGAAAATATTGACTAAGTTAAGAAAGGAGCTATGCCAGGATTAAAGCATTTTGAATAAAAATTTTTTAGAATCTCATAATAATCACAGAGGTGGTTGTTTATGAGGAATAATTTTAAATGGAAATCTGTTTTAATAATTTTATTATTAACCATATTAGGTACTACCACATGGTTCTATTATATAAACAAATCTAATACTAAAATACCTGAAAAGGCTAGATTGGTTACATCAGAGGATTATAAAAGATGTTAAAGGCATTCTTTTATAATCCTTTTTATAATTTAGTAGCTTAGTCAATAATGAATAGTTTTAATTGCAATAACAAAATATATAAATGTATCACAATTAAAGGAGGTATCACAGTGGCTGTTGTAAATGTCTTAAATATAGTAGGTGATTCAACTATTAGTTGGGATGATGCTATACAAAAAGCTGTACAAGAAGCGTCCAAGACAATAAAGAATATTTCTGGAATTGAAGTAAAAAATCAAACGGCAAATGTAAAGGATGGCAAAATAGTGGAATATAAGGCGAATATTGAAGTGGCGTATAGGGTGGATAATAATAACTTTTAACAGTGGGCACCTTCTGGTGCTCATTATTATACCGGTGTTTAAGGAAGGTGTTATTTATGGATAGAACAAAGCAGGTTATTGATGAAAAAGAATATCAAAAACTAGTCAATCAAAAAGAACCTAAACCCACATTATTAAAGAATATAGTCTGGGCATTTACTGTTGGTGGTTTGATATGTGTACTGGGGCAGTTTTTTTTGAATTACTTTATATCAAAGGGTATGAATCCTAAAGATGCCGGAACACCTGTTTCAATTATAATGGTATTTTTAGGCGCTTTTTTTACCGGTTTAGGCTGGTATGATCTGCTTGGTAAAAGAGCTGGAGCAGGGTCTATTGTGCCTATAACGGGGTTTGCTAATTCTGTTGTATCACCTGCTATAGAATTTAGAAGAGAAGGATTGGTATTTGGTGTTGGTGCCAGAATGTTTCAAATTGCAGGTCCTGTTATTGTTTTTGGAATAAGTACAGCGGCAATAATCGGTTTGATATACTATCTGGTTGATAAATTTTAAAAGCAGAGAGGTGATATTATTATGGCAGTCAAGAAAATAGGCAAACAGACGGTTAAATTGCAAAATCCACCTTCTATCATTGCATATGCATCGGTAGTTGGTCCAAAAGAAGGTGATGGACCTTTAAAGGAATATTTTGACCAAATAGAGCAAGATGATTATCTAGGGGAAAAATGCTGGGAAAAAGCTGAGTGTAAGATGCTACAAAACGCTATAATACTGGCAATGCAAAAAGCCAAGATAACTACTGCCGACGTAGACTATCTTTTGGCAGGAGATCTTTTGAATCAAATAATTTCGTCGAGTTTTACGGCAAGGCAACTCCAAATACCTTATATTGGTCTATATGGCGCGTGTTCTACAATGAGTGAATCATTAAGTCTTGGAGCATTACTTATAGATGGTGGTTTTGCAGATTATGTGATTGCAGCTACATCAAGTCATTTTTCATCAGCCGAAAGACAGTATAGGTTTCCTCTGGAATTGGGCACGCAGAGGCCTTTAACGGCTCAATGGACGGTTACAGGTGCTGGGGCCACTGTTCTTTCGTCTTCTGGTGATGGTCCATATATAACTTATATAACAACAGGTAGAGTTTTGGACCTGGGTATAAAAGATGCCAACAATATGGGAGCAGCTATGGCACCCGCCGCTGTTGATACTATTAAAACTCATTTTAGTGACACAGGTTTTGGCCCTGATGATTATGATTTAATTATAACCGGAGATTTGGCAAAAATAGGCAAGGATTTAACTTTGGAACTATTAAAAAAAGATGGCATAGATATTAGCAATATTTATACCGACTGTGGAATTGAAATATATGATTGCGAGAGACAGGATACCCATGCCGGTGGTAGCGGTTGTGGGTGTTCAGCAGTAGTTTTAAATGGTTATATTTTAACAGAAATAAAAAAAGGTACTTTTAAAAGAGTGCTCTTTATGGCTACAGGAGCATTGCTTTCAACAACAAGCAGTCAGCAAGGAGAGTCTATTCCTGGTATTGCTCATGCTGTAACAATCGAAATGAGGTGATTTTATGGATTATTTAAAAGCCTTTGTAGTAGGAGGTTTTATTTGTGTGATAGCCCAAATTCTTATAGACAAAACTAAATTGACTTCCGCCCGAGTACTTGTGGTATATGTGGTGGCGGGAGCTGTTTTAAGTGGATTAGGTATATATCAACGTTTGGTGGATTTTGGCGGTGCAGGAGCTACAATTCCGCTGACAGGGTTTGGGCATTCTCTCGTACAGGGTACAATAAAAGCCATAAAAAAAGAAGGATTGATAGGAGTATTAACAGGAGGATTTCAAGCAAGTGCGGGTGGACTGGGTGCTGCAGTGGTTTTTGGTTATATATTCAGCATATTGTTTAAACCAAAAACAAAGCCTTGATTTAAAATAATACAGATTGTATAATAATAGTACTTTAAATAAAGTGAGGGGAATTTTGTGGATATTTTAATATACTTATACCGTATACCTGCACTTTTACTGGCTATGTCGTTTCACGAATATGCTCATGCTGTAGTTTCATATAAATTAGGTGATCCCACTCCAAAAGCACAGGGGAGATTGACTTTAAATCCCCTGGCACATATAGATCCCGTAGGTTTTCTTACCCTTTGGATAATAGGATTTGGATGGGCAAAGCCTGTTGCGATAAATCCTATGTATTATAAGGATGTAAAAAAAGGGGAATTTCTTACAGCAATTGCAGGACCTCTCTCGAATGTTTTAATGGCTTTTGTCAGCCTTTTAATAATATACGCTGGTGGTTATGAGTTGGTGGTAATAGGACCAATTTTGCATCAACTATATATTTATAATATTGTCTTGGCCGTATTTAATATTATCCCAGTTCCGCCTTTAGATGGTTCCAAGATACTATATTCGCTTTTACCTTATAGATATTCTTATGTCTTAGAACAATATGAAAATTTTGGTCAAATATTACTTCTTATTTTATTGTTCACAGGTATTATATCAAGGGTAATGGGACCGTTGGTGAATCTTGTAGACTTTGGATTAAGATCGATTATATCAATCGTATGAGGGTGTTTTAAGTTGGAGTATGTGGTAAAATTAGAGAATTTCGAAGGCCCCTTGGATTTACTTATATATCTTATAGAAAAGGCAAAAGTTGATATCGTTGATATTTCTATAACGAGTATTGCAGATCAATATATCGATTATATTAGCACCATGGAATCCATAGATATGGATCTGGCGAGTGAATTTTTGTTAATGGCATCTACGTTATTAAAGCTAAAGTCTGAAAGCTTACTTCCTAATGATAATAATAATATACAATTGAGCATCGATGAAGTTGATTCGAAAGAAGCTCTTAGGCAGAAATTGATTGAGTATAAAAAATATAAATCTTATGCACAAGCGTTAGTTAATAAATATAAATCTCGAAAGATATTTTACAGAAATAAAACTATTTTTTCAGATGATTTCGCCGTATCAAAGGTAAGGTTAAAAAAAATTCCTGTAGAAAAGTTGAAAAATGTTTATGCGAAAGTTATAAAAAAGAACAATATTAGTGCAAGGCAAAAACAGTTTACATTAGATCATATTAAAAATATAAAACCTTTAAATGTGGAAGAGAAGATAGAATATTTAAAGCGAATCATTAGTATAAAAAAGACAATAACTTTTTTTTACCTTGTGAGTTTATCCAATGAAAAAAGTGAAATTATAGCATATTTTTTAGCCATATTAGAAATGCTCAGGTTAAACCAATTATGTGCTATACAAGAAAAAATTTTTGGTGATATTATTTTGAGAGGTGTTATAAATGACGGATGACGAATTGAAAGGCATCATAGAAGGTATACTTTTTATTTCCGGTTCTAAAATTTCAAAGAAAGATTTAATAGATTTTTTTTCATTAGATGAAAAAAGATTGAATTTGCTTATAGATCAAATAAATGAAGAAGCCAAGGTAAAAAAAAGGGGTATCATGATATCAAAATTGAACGACGGCTATCAAATGTGTACAAACCCTGAGTTTCATAAATATATATCTGAATTTTACAGGATGGAAAAGGAGCTTGAATTATCGCAAGCTGCTCTGGAAGTTTTGGCAATAATTGCATATAACCAACCTATAACAAGACAGCAAATCGAAGAAATAAGAGGTGTTAGAAGCGATAAAGCCATTGCTACATTGTTGGATAAAGACCTTATTATGGAAGTAGACAGATTGGATACCATCGGTCATCCTATATTGTATGGGACTACGGAAGAATTTTTAAGGTGTTTTAATTTACAGAGCATTGATGACTTAAAAAAATTAGAATAATTTACTAAAATAAAGTCCATACTTTCTTTGAAAGGAGGACTTTATTTGTATATTTTGCTAGTTTTATTATTATTTTTGTTAATGTTTTTTACACCGTTGAAATTTAATCTCGGTCTTAAAAGGGTTAAAAATAATGACTCAATACTTTTTTCTGTTAACCTATATTTTTTGAAAATTGCAAAAGTTGAAGTTAATTATCTTGATTTTTTATTTCGGAAAGATAGCAATGAATTAAGATACAATATAATATTGAAATATATATTTCCTATTTTATTAAATAAAAAGAGAAAAAAGCAAGTAAGCTATAAACGAATGAGGGAAATGTTAAGTGATATATTCGAACTATATATTAAATATCTAAAAGCTATAAACTACATAACAAAAAGGACATACATAAATAAGATAGATATATTTATACAGTTAGGGCTTTATGATGCTGCTTTAACTGCCATTTTTGCAGGGTTTTTATATACTGTTATTAATACAATTTTAGCATTAACTTCGTCTTACATAAAATTCACAGATGTTCCTGCAGTAAGCATTAAACCTGATTTTAACGAATTAAGGTTTGATTTATTTGCCAATAGTATAATTGTGATAAGATTAGGTCACATTATTATTGGAGGATTTTTGATATTACTGGGAGGTTTGAAAAATGAGCGAGCATCCAATAGAAGGTTTAATGAAAACAACAATGGAAAGTTTGAAAGATATGGTTGACGTAAATAAGATTGTGGGAGATCCCGTTGAAACGCCTGATGGTTCAGTGATTATACCTATTTCAAAGTTGAGCTTTGGTTACGCTGCAGGTGGTGGCGAGTACGAAGTACAAAAACAGAAGAAAAAAAATGAAAGTGAGCAGCAGTCTAATCAGTCAGAAGGTTCAGATAAGATGGCTTACCAAAAGCCTTTTGCAGGTGGAAGTGGTGCAGGTGTTACAGTCAAACCCATAGCTTTTTTAGTAGTAGGGCAGGGCCAGATAAAATTATTACCTGTTGATACCAATGTAACAGCAGATAAAATCATTGATTTAATACCAGCTTTGATAGATGATATTCAGGAATTTTTTAATTTAAAAACAAAAAAAACTAATACAACAGTTGTATCATAACAGGTGATTTAATGAAGAAGAAAATAATATATTTATGCTTTTTTCTATGGGTAATCCTTTTTAGATACAATACAGTTTATGCAGGCCAGGATATTCCTAAAATAAGTGCAAAAGCTGCTGTAGTTATGGATGCCAAGACAGGAAGGGTTCTTTATGCCAAGAATGAGGATCTTAGACTTCCAATGGCAAGTACTACTAAAATTATGACCACAATACTTGCGATCGAAAAAGGAAGATTAGATGATGTTGTCAGAATTTCACAAAAGGCTGCTTGTGTTGAGGGATCAAAGATATACCTTAAACCTAACGAAAAAATTCGACTGGAAGATTTACTATATGGGGTTATGCTGGAGTCGGGAAATGATGCAGCCATTGCTGTTGCTGAACACATAGGTGGAAACTTAAGTGAGTTCGTTCAGATGATGAACGCTAAAGCTTTGAGCATAGGTGCATATGATACCCATTTTGATAATCCACATGGCTTAGATGCGGGTATTGATAATCACTATACCACGGCACGAGATCTAGCAATTATAACGGCGTATGGATTGAAAAATCCCATTTTTTCTAAAATAGTATCCACAAAAAACAAGTCAGTATCCTATGGTAATAATGAATATAGATATTTTACCAACCATAATAAGATGTTGTGGAAATATCCAGGTGCAGATGGAGTAAAAACCGGTTATACTAGAAAAGCCGGCAGATGCCTTGTTACATCTGCCACAAGGAAAGGTATGCAGTTAATCGTAGTTACACTTAATGATCCTGATGATTGGAAGGATACGGAAAATCTCTTAAATTATAGTTTTGATAATTATAGTTATAGAAAAATAATTTCAAAAGGACAAATATTAAAAACTATACGTGTATATAATGGTAGACAGCAGCATATATCGTTATATGCTTCTTCAGATGTTTATTTACCTGTTAAAAACGAAGAAATAAACCTTTTTAGAATAAATTTTATGGTTCCCGCATATATATATGCGCCAATTTCCAAGGATTCAATAATTGGTTATGGGACTATTTATATTGGAGAAGATAAACTAGCAAAAGTTAATTTATTGGCTTCTATTCATGTTCAATACAACAAACCAAATATAAGAGATTTGATTAAAAATGTTATTTAGTCCTTAAAGGACTTTTTTTGTAACAAAAATTCGGCGCATTCATAAATTAATAACTAGAGCTGTTTACTGGAGGTGAATGCGTTGAAAAGGCTTGAATGTGTAGATGCTGGAAGTGAATACTGCCCTTGCTATTTAGCAGAAGTTGGTGAATGTCTTACGTGTTCACAGTTACAAGGCAAGGCTTTTTGTGATTGCAATTGGAGAGGGGTATGCATTTATCAAGAATATGTGTGGGCCGGTTATAAGAGCAAAAGCAATAGAATTACATATGTATCTGATGTTATTTCCATTACTCCTATAAGCGACAATGCATTTATGATGGAGTTAAGCGTCAACAGCATATTGTCAAGAGAACTTTCACAACCTGGTTCTTATATATTTTTAAGGCCAGAAGATACAGTCTCATATTTTGATACACCTATATCGATTATGGATTCTGATTTGCAAAAGCATACTATCAAAATTGCTGTTCAGGTTTTGGGCCCCAAGACAAAAGTTTTAAATAAGAACTCTAAAAAAGTAATAATAAGAGGTCCATATTGGAATGGACTTTTTGGATTAAAGTATGTAAAAGCTCTCAAAAATCAAAACGCACTTATCATCTTAAGAGGTATTGCTCAAGCTCCAGGACTTTTACTTGTAAAAAAGTTAGCTAATCAACACAATAATATCGTTGTTATAGTGGATGAAGGGAAAATTGGCAAGGATATCATAACGGATGATATACGGCCTTATTGTAAAGAAATCTATCATGCAGATTTATTGTCTTTTTCCGGACAGCAACTTCTACAAAATTTGATTGCTGAACAAAATTTAAATTTTGTGTATAGCGGCGGATCTGACGAACAACACATTAACATATTAAATTATATTGACATATATAATCCAAAAGTTATGTTAGCAGTTTCAAATAATCAGACTATGTGTTGTGGAGAAGGAGTATGTGGCAGCTGTCAAATAACGTTGGATGAAATTAATGTAAAAACATGTAAAGTTCAAGTTGATGTGAGAAGACTCATTGAAAGGAGAGTTTTACATGATTAGAGTAGTAATAATAGGAGGAGGATGGGCGGGGTGCGCTGCTGCACTTACTGCAAGAAAAGCTGGAGCAGAAGTTATTTTATTAGAAAAAACCGATATGTTAACAGGTTTAGGCCTTGTGGGTGGCATAATGAGAAATAACGGTAGATATACGGGTGCCGAGGAAATAAAAGCCCTTGGTGCTGAAGAATTAATTAATATAACGGATGCTGCAGCAAGACATGTTAACATAAACTTTCCTGGACATCAACATGCTAATCTATATGATGTGACAAAAGTGGAGCCAATGGTCAGGAAAATATTAGAGGAAAAAGGTGTTGATATCCGCCTTATGACAAGAGCTGTAGATGTGGAGATGGAAGGAAGAAGTATTAAATCTGTGGTTTTAGCTGACGAATCAACTATAAAAGGTGATGTGTTTATTGAAACCACAGGCTCTACAGGGCCCATGGGCAACTGTTTAAAGTACGGTAATGGTTGTTCGATGTGTATTTTAAGATGTCCTTCTTTTGGGCCTAGAGTAAGTATAAGTTATAGGGCAGGGGTAGAAGATATATTAGGGATGAGAGCCGATGAAGTATATGGTGCTTTTAGTGGTTCTTGTAAATTAAATAAAGACTCTCTGAGCGAAGAAATTCGAGAAAAACTTAATAGGGATGGAGTTGTAATTTTACCCGTCCCCAAAGAAGATATTAATATAGGGAAACTAGACCTTAAAGTATGCCAACAATACGCATTGCCAGAATACGCTGAAAATATAATACTGCTAGATACAGGTCATGCAAAGCTTATGACACCATTTTATCCTCTTGAAAAGCTCAGAAAGATTCCGGGTTTAGAAAGGGCTCGTTATGAAGATCCGTATTCGGGCGGTAAAGGTAATTCTGTAAGATATCTGTCAATGGCACCAAGAAATAATGCTATGAAAGTAATGGGAGTGGATAATCTACTATGTGCTGGAGAAAAGGCAGGATTATTTGTAGGTCATACAGAAGCCATGGCAACAGGTAGCCTGGCAGGTCACAACAGTGTAAGGCTTGCAATGGGAATACCCCTTCTTGAGCTACCAAGGAATACTGCGACAGGCGATCTTATCGCATATGCCAATGAAAATATTAAAACTCGTGAGGGATTAAAATTACGCTATACCTTTGCAGGTTCAGTGTTCTTTGAAAGGATGAAACAACAGGGGTTATACTCAGTAGATCCCGAGGAAATAAGGAATCGTATAAAGAGAATAGGTTTACTTGATATATACAAAGAAAAATTGGTATAATTATAGAGATATATTTATAAAGAATATTGTAAGAGAGGATTATTATGCTAGAAAGATTGCAAAAATACATGGCAAAATCTGGAGTTGCCTCGAGAAGAAAATGTGAAGAGCTTATACGAAAAGGTTGTGTGAAATTAAACGGACGTGTTGTTACTGATATGGGTGTAAAGGTAAATCCTGACGTGGATATAATTCAGGTTAACGGAAAAATAATTAAGCCGCAAAAAAAGAAAATATATATTCTATTGAATAAACCTGTAGGGTTTATCACAACAGTCAAAGATCAATTTAACAGACCAACAGTTATGGATCTTATAGGTTATCAACGAGAAAGATTATATCCTGTAGGTAGACTGGATTATGACACGTCAGGACTTTTGATCTTAACTAACGACGGTGAACTTACATATAAGCTCACCCATCCCAGCCATGAAATTACAAAAACGTACTTAGCTACTTTGCAAGGCGTTCCAGATGAAGAAGATTTGAGGCGTTTTAGAACCGGTTTGAAAATTGATAACTATGTAACGTCACCTGCAGAAATAAGTATACTTAAAATCTTTAATAGCAGATCTCTGGTTGAAATAAAAATTCATGAGGGTAAGAATAGACAAATAAGAAAGATGTGTGAAAAAATTGGACATCCTGTTATTTCACTAAAGCGAATTGCAATAGGAGATATTACTTTAGAAGGATTAAAAGAAGGACAATGGCGATATTTGTCTGATGAAGAGATTGAATATCTTCGCAAATTGTAGTAAAATGAGTTTTTTTTTGTTATAATTATATTAATAAAAACAAAGGACATGCAGTAAGGAGAGAGGTATTATGGAGTTGTGGTTTTCAGAAAATCAAACAAAAGATCAGAAAATATCTGTACGAGTATTAGAAGTTTTATATTCTGGTAAATCCAATTATCAGGAAATAGCCGTTTATAAAACAGCACAGTATGGAACACTGTTAGCTTTAGATGATATAATACAGACCAATGAAAAAGATGAATTCATATATCATGAAATGATAACCCATGTGGCATTAAACACACATGTAAATCCGGAAAGGGTGTTGGTAATTGGTGGTGGTGACGGTGGAGCTATAAGAGAAGTATTAAAGCACAAGTCTGTAAAGAAAGCCACATTAGCAGAAATTGATGACAAAGTAGTGGAAGTAAGTAAGAAATTTTTACCGTCCATAAGTTGTGGTTTAGAAGACAAAAGAGCTGATATACAGATATGTGACGGCATTAAATACATCCAGGAACATAGAAATGAATTTGACGTTATAATTGTTGATTCAACAGATCCTATTGGTCCCGCTGTAGGTCTGTTTTCCGGGCAATTTTATAAAATGGTTTATGATGCACTGAAGGATGATGGTATATTTGTAGCGCAAACTGAGTCGCCATTTTACAATGTAGATCTGATTAAAAATATACACAGGGATTTAAAGGAGTTATTCCCGATTGTGCGTCTTTATCTTGCAACAGTACCGACATATCCGGGTGGACTTTGGACTTTTACTTTAGGATCGAAAATATATGATCCATTAAATGTAAAGTCCTTTGAAGATATAGATACGAAATATTATTCTCCAGAAATACATAATAGTGCATTTGTGCTTCCGCCCTTTGTGAAAAATATAATAAATGCGAGGTAGTAACATATGAAAAAGTTTTCTTTTGACCTTATGTCTAGCAACAAATTCCTTGGTAGTATAGATGACTATGATAAAGCCAATATAGTATTAATGGGTATACCGTTTGATTATACAGTAAGTTTTAAGCCTGGTTCCAGGTTTGGTGCTCAGAGAATTCGTGAAATGTCTTATGGACTAGAGGAGTATAGCGTTTATTTAGACAGATATTTACATGATAAAAAATATTACGATTGTGGCGATTTGGTATTGCCCTTTGGCAATGTGAAAAAAGGTATAGATATTATTAGAAATGCCGCAAAAGAGGTATTTAATGATGGTAAAAAGCCTTTGTTCATAGGGGGCGAACACCTTATAAGTGTTCCAATAATAGAAGAAGCGTATAATAAATATGGAGATGAAATGGCAGTTTTACATTTTGATGCTCACACAGATTTAAGAGAAGAGTTTTTTGGTGAGGAATACTCCCATGCCAATGTTTTGAGACTTGCCGCAAGATATGTAAAGCCAACAAATATTTATCACTTTGGAATTCGATCTGGCATAAGGGAAGAATTTCAGTATGCTAAAGAATATGGTCACATGTTTTTGTTTGATGTATTAGATCCATTAAAAAGCGTGTTAAATGATTTGAAAAATAGACCTATTTATGTTACCCTAGATATAGACGTTATAGATCCTGCATTTGCGCCAGGAACGGGTACGCCTGAACCCGGTGGGATTAGTTCCCGAGAAATGTTGGATGCTATACATTTGATGAAGGAATTAAATGTAATTGGCTTTGACTTAGTAGAAGTTTCGCCCATTAATGATTGTTCAGATATAACGTCAATGTTAGCGGCAAAGCTTATAAGAGAAGCTATATTATCATTTATGTAAGGGAGGAGTTTTAAATGGCTAAGGTAATGATAACAGAAACGGTTTTAAGGGACGCTCATCAGTCATTGTTAGCCACAAGAATGACTACAGATGAGATGCTTCCTATTGCCGAAAAATTGGACAAGGTTGGATATTTTTCTCTGGAAATGTGGGGAGGAGCCACCTTTGACGCATGTATGAGATTTTTGAATGAGGACCCATGGGATAGGCTTAGAAAGCTTAGAGATAAAATTAAAAATACAAAACTTCAGATGTTATTAAGAGGACAAAATCTCCTCGGATACAGGCATTATCCTGATGATGTGGTAGAGGCTTTTGTAGCAAAAGCTATTGATAACGGCATTGATATAATAAGGATATTTGACGCATTAAACGATATAAGAAATTTAGAAGTAGCCATAAAGGCAACTAAAAAGTATAAAGGACATGCACAGGGAACTGTTGTCTATACTTTGAGTCCCGTTCATAATATTGACACATACGTGGATATGGCTAAAAAATTAGAAGATATGGGTTGTGACTCTATATGTATAAAAGACATGGCGGGGTTATTGACTCCTTATACTGCATACGAATTAAT
Proteins encoded:
- a CDS encoding pseudouridine synthase, with amino-acid sequence MLERLQKYMAKSGVASRRKCEELIRKGCVKLNGRVVTDMGVKVNPDVDIIQVNGKIIKPQKKKIYILLNKPVGFITTVKDQFNRPTVMDLIGYQRERLYPVGRLDYDTSGLLILTNDGELTYKLTHPSHEITKTYLATLQGVPDEEDLRRFRTGLKIDNYVTSPAEISILKIFNSRSLVEIKIHEGKNRQIRKMCEKIGHPVISLKRIAIGDITLEGLKEGQWRYLSDEEIEYLRKL
- the speE gene encoding polyamine aminopropyltransferase, with the translated sequence MELWFSENQTKDQKISVRVLEVLYSGKSNYQEIAVYKTAQYGTLLALDDIIQTNEKDEFIYHEMITHVALNTHVNPERVLVIGGGDGGAIREVLKHKSVKKATLAEIDDKVVEVSKKFLPSISCGLEDKRADIQICDGIKYIQEHRNEFDVIIVDSTDPIGPAVGLFSGQFYKMVYDALKDDGIFVAQTESPFYNVDLIKNIHRDLKELFPIVRLYLATVPTYPGGLWTFTLGSKIYDPLNVKSFEDIDTKYYSPEIHNSAFVLPPFVKNIINAR
- the speB gene encoding agmatinase, with product MKKFSFDLMSSNKFLGSIDDYDKANIVLMGIPFDYTVSFKPGSRFGAQRIREMSYGLEEYSVYLDRYLHDKKYYDCGDLVLPFGNVKKGIDIIRNAAKEVFNDGKKPLFIGGEHLISVPIIEEAYNKYGDEMAVLHFDAHTDLREEFFGEEYSHANVLRLAARYVKPTNIYHFGIRSGIREEFQYAKEYGHMFLFDVLDPLKSVLNDLKNRPIYVTLDIDVIDPAFAPGTGTPEPGGISSREMLDAIHLMKELNVIGFDLVEVSPINDCSDITSMLAAKLIREAILSFM